GAAGATCCAGAAGCAGCATTAGAATTTTGGACTAATGACGGCGGTGGTGACACCAGGCTCACAGACTCAGGCCCCCGTGGTAAGTGGAATCTGCTGCTAAATGCTCGGATTTTGTCCTTTGAACTTCCCCCAGAATGGAAAGTGCAAAACTCCCAGACCGAAAAAAAGCAGCGGCGCAATTCCAAAACCACAAAAAAGCCAAAAATCACAGGCGATCTGCTCGGTGAAGAGATTTTACAGGCGCGAAAAAATCTGAATCTCTCCCAGAGAGAGTTAGCAAAGCTCACAGGTAAAAGCCAAAGTTGGATTCGAGATCTAGAAAATGGCCGTTTAAAAGCCAAACTAGAAGACCAACTGCTGTTAAGGAAAGTGCTGAATATGGCTTTTTGATGCACCCACCCCGCTGGTTGGGGTGCGATTGACCCCGACCACAAGGGGTAAACAATTTTAGATTTTGGATACTTCGACTTCGCTCAGTACAAGTTTTGAATTTTGGATTAAATCTAAAATCTAAAATTGGCTTGGTCAAGCAGCCTTTTGATTGTTGCCCAAGGTGGCTCTTCCGTACTTAGCGTGCTGAATTTATTAAATAATCAGCTTGAAACCCTTGCAGAGCTAAGATAATAGCCATTATTTTCTGTATTTTATATCATATTGCTAAAAATTAAATTATGAACGCCTGTAAGCCTTACTTTTAAAGCAAATTTATAAACTTTAATTAATAATTAAGCACGCTAAGTACGCAAGAACCAAATTTGTTCAAATGCCCTTGGGCAAACTTAAAGACAGATTGGAACAACTATGTGATTTACACGGAATTAGATACCACCAAACAGAAGAATCCTACACGTCAAAAGCAAGTTACTTAGATGGAGACTCCCTACCCGTTTATGGTCAAAAACCAGTTGGGTGGAAAGCGTCAGGTAAGCGTGTTGAACGTGGATTGTACCGAACCGCAAATGGTTCAATTGTTAATGCTGACCTAAACGGTGCAGCAAATATACTAAAAAAAGTAGCCAGCAATCTAAGCATAGACTTAGGCTTACTGGGTAGACGCTGTTTGACGAGCGTAGCGAGAATTAGACTTTGGATACTACCTAAGTTTACTCTGTCCGCAGAATCTCAGTCCCTTCAGGGCTGAGAGTGTCAATGATAGCCGTCATTAATAACTCATTTAGAGGGATTCCCGCTGCTTTCGCCATACAGGAAATCACACTTTTAGGAGCAAAAGAACAATACAACCCGGCTTCTAAAAACCAAGGTTGTCCCTGTGGGTCGATGCGAAAATCAAATAAACTGTAGTGGCGACAACCTAAAGCCTGATGACACTTTTTAGCTACTTGCTGAACTTTTTCGGTGATGGGGTCATTAGGGTCTACCATCCAAGCTTTAATATTATCTTTAGCAGTAAAATGCAAGTTGCCGTCCTCGGTTTGTTGGAGTTTATCAGCATAGTTGCGAATGGGTTTTTCCTGGGGGTCTACCAGATACTCTTCTAGGGGTAAACCCACTAGCTCCCCATCTTGAACAATGAGGCCGCATCTGACTTCTCGACCGAGTTCGATGAATGTTTCGACAATCACCTCCGAAGCATATTCAAATGCTGTTTTCAAGGCAGCGTCATATTCAGTAACATCTTTAACTAAGGCTACCCCTAAAGAGTTGTCAGCACTTGCGGGTTTGACAACTGCTGGAGGTGAAATTGTCGGTACGTCTCCTGGGCGCAGCAGTTCTCCACGAGGTACTTTCACCCCTGCTGCTTCGACAATTGCTTTGGCTCTGGCTTTGTGGGCGGCGATCGCCATAATATCTGGAGTATTACCGATGTAAGGAATATTCAGCAGGTCGAATAAAGCCCGGTAGTGAGTCATTCCCGGAATACAAAACATTTGTGGTATCACAAGG
The Gloeotrichia echinulata CP02 DNA segment above includes these coding regions:
- a CDS encoding D-alanine--D-alanine ligase is translated as MPLLRILHLVGSAHNDFYCNLSRLYAQDCLTATAEPSRYEFQIAYITPDRHWRFPRTLEPEDIAVAKPMTLFEAIELITAQNIDLVIPQMFCIPGMTHYRALFDLLNIPYIGNTPDIMAIAAHKARAKAIVEAAGVKVPRGELLRPGDVPTISPPAVVKPASADNSLGVALVKDVTEYDAALKTAFEYASEVIVETFIELGREVRCGLIVQDGELVGLPLEEYLVDPQEKPIRNYADKLQQTEDGNLHFTAKDNIKAWMVDPNDPITEKVQQVAKKCHQALGCRHYSLFDFRIDPQGQPWFLEAGLYCSFAPKSVISCMAKAAGIPLNELLMTAIIDTLSPEGTEILRTE